Proteins encoded by one window of Acidipropionibacterium virtanenii:
- a CDS encoding phosphatase PAP2 family protein: MRTQRGHRRPLRIGIATVVAGASLLASGGVAQAAEYPSDSTKPDLVKALQGYYNAWQPSGKHDMHGRVVNPRVTNWNDRVTSWINQNSTKDQQFRALQNAMYLADDRSGYDQSTSIADGLGQTIGRYYAEGRRNGRLPKVDALLNATDGTSGAYINTDTAKDAFYHPRPYLAADPSVPAIPKEDEACAPSKVNASSYVSTRKGHQWANPDGSLKITRLAPVVDRTHQFSNSDVVLWPAYGDTGLCTGGSFPSGHTTTVYQAGITLATLLPELAPEILTRSSEAANNRMTVGVHYSLDIIGGRISGQAAIASRASDATYRKQVLEPARAELRAYLEKRCGTPLARCIAKDKPYRNNPYGGKAIPGGTAQIVYNRQSAVKVYTERLEYGHQPTQSTRLAPSVPTGAENLLLDVYPGLNATQRRAILAQTETRSGQLLDTTKLALDGKAPGSWQRLNLAAAMSATVRVDRNGAVKVISTGGQARVIKDRVPAGAGGR, encoded by the coding sequence ATGAGGACGCAACGCGGGCATCGTCGCCCCCTGAGAATCGGAATCGCCACCGTGGTGGCCGGCGCATCGCTGCTGGCATCGGGCGGCGTCGCCCAGGCCGCCGAGTATCCCAGCGACTCCACCAAGCCCGACCTGGTGAAGGCTCTGCAGGGCTACTACAACGCCTGGCAGCCGTCGGGCAAGCACGACATGCACGGCCGGGTCGTCAACCCGAGGGTGACCAACTGGAACGACCGGGTCACCAGCTGGATCAACCAGAACAGCACAAAGGACCAGCAGTTCCGGGCGCTGCAGAACGCCATGTACCTGGCGGACGACCGGTCCGGCTACGACCAGTCCACCAGCATCGCCGACGGCCTGGGGCAGACCATCGGCCGTTACTACGCCGAGGGACGCAGGAACGGCAGGCTGCCCAAGGTCGACGCCCTGCTCAATGCCACCGACGGCACATCCGGGGCCTACATCAACACCGACACGGCGAAGGACGCCTTCTACCACCCGCGGCCCTACCTGGCAGCCGATCCGAGCGTGCCGGCCATCCCGAAGGAGGACGAGGCCTGCGCTCCCAGCAAGGTCAACGCGTCCTCCTACGTGTCCACCAGGAAGGGCCACCAGTGGGCCAATCCGGACGGCAGCCTCAAGATCACCCGGCTGGCGCCGGTGGTCGACCGGACCCACCAGTTCTCCAACTCCGACGTCGTGCTGTGGCCGGCCTACGGCGACACCGGGCTGTGCACCGGGGGATCCTTCCCGAGCGGCCACACCACCACCGTCTACCAGGCCGGGATCACCCTGGCGACCCTGCTTCCCGAGTTGGCTCCCGAGATCCTCACCCGGTCCTCGGAGGCCGCCAACAACCGCATGACGGTGGGCGTCCACTACTCACTGGACATCATCGGCGGGCGGATCTCCGGCCAGGCGGCGATCGCCTCACGGGCCTCCGACGCCACCTACCGCAAGCAGGTGCTGGAGCCGGCCCGCGCCGAGCTGAGGGCCTACCTGGAGAAGCGCTGCGGGACGCCCCTGGCCCGCTGCATCGCGAAGGACAAGCCGTACAGGAACAACCCCTACGGCGGTAAGGCGATCCCCGGCGGCACCGCCCAGATCGTCTACAACAGGCAGTCTGCGGTGAAGGTGTACACCGAGCGGCTGGAGTACGGCCACCAGCCCACCCAGTCGACCAGGCTGGCGCCGTCGGTGCCCACCGGGGCGGAGAACCTGCTGCTCGACGTGTACCCGGGCCTCAACGCCACCCAGCGCCGGGCGATCCTGGCCCAGACCGAGACGAGGTCCGGGCAGCTGCTCGACACCACGAAGCTCGCCCTGGACGGGAAGGCCCCGGGCTCCTGGCAGCGGCTCAACCTGGCCGCGGCGATGTCGGCCACCGTGCGGGTGGATCGGAACGGCGCGGTGAAGGTGATCTCCACCGGAGGCCAGGCCCGGGTGATCAAGGACCGGGTGCCGGCCGGGGCGGGGGGCCGCTGA
- a CDS encoding replication-associated recombination protein A, which translates to MDSDAPSLFEDESARPLADRMRPTSLDQVVGQDHLLGPEAPIGRMVAERRLVSMILWGPPGCGKTTIARLLADATDLVFEPLSATFSGVGDLRKVFAAAGKRREAGQGTLLFVDEVHRFNRAQQDSFLPYVEDGTITLVGATTENPSFELNGALLSRCQVYVLRRLDEAALNTLIERAEALTGTTLDIDDDARASLVAMADGDGRYLINMLEQLFALHRPIDTSALAEVVQKRAPQYDKAQEGHYNLISALHKSMRGSDPNAALYWLARMLDGGEDPLYIARRVVRFATEDVGMADPQAVQQALAAWDVYERLGSPEGELAIAQAVVYVATAPKSIAVYRGFGEAQKLAKRTGSLTPSAHILNAPTGLMKRLGYGEGYQYDPDTEEGFSGADYFPDGMERPRLYRPTGNGYEQVIGQKIAEWEAMRARRHHDP; encoded by the coding sequence ATGGATTCCGATGCGCCGTCGCTGTTCGAGGACGAGTCCGCGCGCCCGCTGGCCGACCGGATGCGCCCCACATCGCTGGATCAGGTGGTCGGCCAGGACCATCTACTGGGCCCCGAGGCGCCCATCGGGCGGATGGTGGCCGAGCGCCGTCTGGTCTCGATGATCCTGTGGGGCCCGCCCGGATGTGGCAAGACCACCATCGCCCGGCTGCTGGCCGACGCCACGGACCTGGTCTTCGAACCACTGTCGGCCACCTTCTCCGGCGTGGGCGACCTGCGGAAGGTCTTCGCCGCGGCGGGGAAGCGTCGAGAGGCCGGGCAGGGGACGCTCCTGTTCGTCGACGAGGTGCATCGCTTCAACCGTGCCCAGCAGGACTCCTTCCTGCCCTACGTCGAGGACGGCACGATCACCCTGGTCGGCGCCACCACGGAGAACCCGAGTTTCGAGCTCAACGGCGCTCTGCTGTCGCGCTGCCAGGTCTACGTGCTGCGCCGTCTCGACGAGGCCGCGCTGAACACGCTCATCGAACGTGCCGAGGCCCTCACCGGAACTACCCTCGACATCGACGACGACGCACGGGCGTCGCTGGTCGCGATGGCCGACGGTGACGGGCGCTACCTGATCAACATGCTCGAGCAGCTGTTCGCCCTGCACCGGCCTATCGACACCTCCGCCCTGGCAGAGGTGGTGCAGAAGCGCGCGCCGCAGTACGACAAGGCCCAGGAGGGCCACTACAACCTCATCTCCGCGCTCCACAAGTCGATGCGCGGCTCCGATCCGAACGCCGCCCTGTACTGGCTGGCGCGAATGCTCGACGGCGGGGAGGATCCGCTCTACATCGCCCGGCGGGTGGTGCGCTTCGCCACCGAGGACGTCGGCATGGCCGACCCCCAGGCCGTCCAGCAGGCCTTGGCGGCGTGGGACGTCTACGAGCGGCTCGGATCCCCGGAGGGGGAGCTGGCGATCGCCCAGGCGGTGGTCTACGTGGCCACCGCGCCGAAGTCGATCGCGGTGTACCGGGGGTTCGGAGAGGCGCAGAAGCTGGCGAAGCGAACCGGATCCCTCACCCCGTCCGCCCACATCCTCAACGCCCCTACCGGCCTGATGAAGCGTCTCGGCTACGGCGAGGGCTACCAGTACGACCCCGACACCGAGGAGGGGTTCTCCGGCGCCGACTACTTCCCCGACGGCATGGAGCGCCCCAGGCTGTACCGGCCCACCGGCAACGGCTACGAGCAGGTGATCGGCCAGAAGATCGCCGAGTGGGAGGCGATGCGGGCCCGCAGGCACCACGATCCGTGA
- a CDS encoding VOC family protein: MKVMSIIADIPVPDMERARAFYTDYLGLGEEEFSLGWAARLTQPDTRASLQILTADATGPENPAISVKVEDVEAAYREAVDRGYEIAHPLTQEPWGVYRFFVRGPGGVVINIAQDH, from the coding sequence ATGAAGGTGATGAGCATCATCGCCGACATTCCCGTTCCCGACATGGAGCGCGCCCGCGCTTTCTACACCGACTATCTCGGCCTCGGTGAGGAGGAGTTCAGTCTGGGGTGGGCGGCCCGGCTCACCCAGCCCGACACCAGAGCCAGTCTGCAGATCCTCACCGCCGACGCCACCGGACCCGAGAATCCCGCGATCTCGGTGAAGGTGGAAGACGTCGAGGCCGCATACCGCGAGGCTGTCGATCGCGGCTATGAGATCGCCCATCCACTCACCCAGGAGCCCTGGGGCGTCTACCGGTTCTTCGTTCGAGGACCCGGAGGAGTGGTGATCAACATCGCCCAGGACCACTGA
- a CDS encoding LacI family DNA-binding transcriptional regulator: MSPTGRRRYVTQADVARRAGVSRPLVSLVMQGSEHVSDDKRRRVLAAAAELGYLNNGVATSLAGNRSRMVIGFLAQSLANPVFVDVYENLDEQLKPQGHSVVVMQGGFDPDEEDRSLRNLVTLRPDGLVVVGYAGSTSALEAAVNSLPVVAVTRQIEMDGVSSVYSDDRLSSELAVEHLAGLGHRDIVHLALPADIPYEERADGFREAMKRRGLPDRVVHPQLSAAGATRAVDALVSAGTLPTALFCGNDVLATGALAGLSAHGLEVPGDVSVVGHDNTAAAAQSGLTSVDQHAGKQGRLAADVLMRMIERRDLPSATEKHRLSPRMKIRRSTAAPR, encoded by the coding sequence ATGAGCCCCACCGGACGCCGGCGTTATGTCACCCAGGCCGATGTGGCGCGCAGGGCGGGTGTGTCCCGGCCTCTGGTGTCCCTGGTGATGCAGGGATCCGAGCACGTCTCCGACGACAAACGCAGGCGGGTGCTCGCAGCGGCGGCTGAACTCGGGTATCTCAACAACGGCGTCGCCACCTCGCTGGCGGGCAACCGCTCCCGGATGGTCATCGGCTTCCTCGCCCAGTCCCTGGCCAACCCCGTCTTCGTCGACGTCTACGAGAATCTCGATGAACAGCTGAAGCCGCAGGGCCACAGCGTCGTCGTCATGCAGGGCGGATTCGATCCCGACGAGGAGGACCGTAGCCTGCGCAACCTCGTGACCCTGCGTCCCGACGGCCTGGTCGTGGTTGGCTACGCGGGCTCGACGTCGGCGCTGGAGGCAGCCGTCAACTCGCTGCCGGTGGTCGCTGTCACCCGGCAGATCGAGATGGACGGGGTCTCATCGGTCTACAGCGACGACCGGCTGAGTTCTGAGCTCGCAGTGGAGCATCTGGCCGGCCTGGGGCATCGCGACATCGTGCATCTGGCGCTTCCTGCCGATATCCCCTACGAGGAGCGGGCCGACGGCTTCCGGGAGGCGATGAAGCGCCGTGGGCTGCCCGACCGCGTCGTCCACCCCCAGCTCAGTGCCGCCGGGGCCACGCGGGCCGTTGACGCTCTCGTCTCGGCCGGGACGCTGCCGACCGCCCTGTTCTGCGGCAACGATGTGCTGGCCACCGGTGCCCTGGCGGGTCTGTCGGCCCACGGTCTGGAGGTTCCCGGTGACGTCTCGGTGGTCGGCCATGACAACACCGCGGCGGCGGCCCAGTCCGGTCTCACCTCGGTCGATCAGCATGCCGGGAAGCAGGGGCGTCTGGCCGCCGACGTCCTGATGCGGATGATCGAGCGTCGGGATCTCCCCTCGGCCACCGAGAAGCACCGGCTCAGCCCGAGAATGAAGATCCGTCGCTCCACCGCGGCGCCCCGCTGA
- a CDS encoding Gfo/Idh/MocA family protein → MSEQINVALVGAGYAGQSHAYGYQNAQMDDELNGVKVVLHTVVDPNEELARQVAGKYGFLHTATDIQTVLDDPEIDAVSMALPNRMYVDIVPKVVAAGKHIFCEKPLGLDAAEAEIIVKAAEDAGVVNAVGFSFRRIPALAALSELVADGTLGEIEWFRAYYYADYAASPEEPRTWRYVQEQSGGGAVADIGAHTLDTVRYVVGDITEVTSAQLTTVITERPMPAGGIGHAVKASATERGPVDNDDIANLSVRTSSGAVGNVTLSRIACGVPNDLGIEVFGTKGHARFASAQMDQLVVYENSEARPGFDGARTIVAGPDFPYFGTTAAMPGRGVGTGYGEAFMAEIQEFVKAVVKGQKVTNPFRDAIGTMKVISAAQKSAADGHPVAID, encoded by the coding sequence ATGTCCGAACAAATCAACGTGGCTCTGGTCGGCGCCGGTTATGCCGGTCAGTCGCATGCCTACGGCTACCAGAACGCCCAGATGGACGACGAGCTCAACGGCGTCAAGGTCGTGCTGCACACCGTCGTCGATCCCAACGAAGAGCTGGCCAGGCAGGTGGCCGGCAAGTACGGCTTCCTGCACACCGCCACCGATATCCAGACCGTCCTTGACGATCCGGAGATCGACGCGGTGAGCATGGCTCTGCCGAACCGGATGTACGTCGACATCGTCCCCAAGGTGGTCGCGGCCGGCAAGCACATCTTCTGCGAGAAGCCCCTCGGCCTGGACGCCGCCGAGGCGGAGATCATCGTCAAGGCGGCGGAGGACGCCGGAGTGGTCAACGCCGTGGGCTTCTCCTTCCGCCGCATCCCCGCCCTGGCCGCACTGAGCGAACTCGTCGCCGACGGCACCCTCGGTGAGATCGAGTGGTTCCGCGCCTACTACTACGCCGACTACGCCGCCAGCCCCGAGGAGCCGCGCACCTGGCGCTACGTCCAGGAGCAGTCCGGCGGCGGAGCGGTGGCCGACATCGGCGCCCATACCCTCGACACGGTCCGCTACGTCGTGGGCGACATCACCGAGGTCACCAGCGCCCAGCTGACCACCGTCATCACCGAGCGCCCGATGCCCGCAGGTGGCATCGGCCACGCGGTGAAGGCCTCGGCCACCGAGCGCGGCCCGGTCGACAATGACGACATCGCCAACCTGTCGGTCAGGACCTCCTCGGGCGCGGTGGGCAACGTCACCCTGTCGCGGATCGCCTGCGGGGTCCCCAACGACCTGGGCATAGAGGTCTTCGGCACCAAGGGCCACGCCCGGTTCGCCTCGGCTCAGATGGACCAGCTGGTCGTCTACGAGAACTCTGAGGCCAGGCCCGGCTTCGACGGTGCCCGCACCATCGTCGCCGGCCCGGACTTCCCCTACTTCGGCACCACGGCCGCGATGCCCGGCCGCGGCGTCGGTACCGGGTACGGCGAGGCCTTCATGGCCGAGATCCAGGAGTTCGTCAAGGCCGTGGTGAAGGGCCAGAAGGTCACCAACCCGTTCCGCGACGCCATCGGGACCATGAAGGTCATCTCGGCGGCCCAGAAGTCGGCGGCCGACGGTCACCCCGTCGCCATCGACTGA
- a CDS encoding sugar porter family MFS transporter, with amino-acid sequence MSETPPGTPEHRTKVRRRLNVATLVVTFGALAFGYDTGVISGALPFMKLPTEQGGLALTPLTEGLVTASLLLGAAFGSVGGGRLSDMYGRRHNIKWLAIVFLIGALGTALAPNLPVMIAFRVVLGFAVGGASATVPMFIGELAPANRRGPLVSRNELMIVTGQLIAYTTNAMLGVWGDPSHAWRWMLGLATIPAVALWIGTFFVPESPRWLVTKRRNGEALDVLKQLREEDPTKELAEIDQLVTETAASQAHSRQHLGTPWIKRITLIGIGFGIVIQLTGVNAIMYFAPTVLMSTGLGTSAALVATIANGIVSVLAVAIGLGIIGRANRRTMLKIGMVGIICSQVLLAFAFMLPEATWRSYVILAMMLVYLCFMQMFCSIVFWLMMSEIFPLRVRGLAMGIAIFCQWISNGLVTFFFPILLDRIGGHTFFIFAVINVIALIFEQKCLPETRGKTLERLEEELAAGGDGKQPAQAAA; translated from the coding sequence ATGTCGGAGACCCCACCAGGCACTCCGGAGCATCGGACGAAGGTCCGCAGACGCCTCAACGTCGCCACTCTCGTGGTGACCTTCGGAGCCCTGGCCTTCGGCTACGACACCGGCGTCATCTCGGGCGCGCTGCCCTTCATGAAACTGCCCACCGAACAGGGCGGGCTGGCCCTGACCCCCCTCACCGAGGGACTGGTCACAGCCTCACTGCTGCTCGGCGCCGCCTTCGGCTCAGTCGGCGGCGGGCGACTCTCCGACATGTACGGGCGCCGTCACAACATCAAGTGGCTGGCCATCGTCTTCCTCATCGGAGCCCTGGGAACAGCCCTCGCACCCAACCTGCCTGTCATGATCGCCTTCCGGGTCGTCCTCGGCTTCGCCGTCGGCGGAGCCTCGGCGACCGTCCCCATGTTCATCGGGGAACTGGCCCCCGCGAACCGGCGAGGACCGCTGGTCTCCCGCAACGAACTGATGATCGTCACCGGCCAGCTGATCGCCTACACCACCAATGCCATGCTCGGCGTGTGGGGCGATCCGTCCCACGCCTGGCGCTGGATGCTCGGCCTGGCCACCATCCCCGCCGTCGCCCTGTGGATCGGCACCTTCTTCGTCCCCGAATCCCCGCGCTGGCTGGTCACGAAGCGCCGCAACGGCGAGGCTCTCGATGTCCTCAAGCAGTTGCGCGAGGAGGACCCGACTAAGGAACTCGCCGAGATCGACCAGCTCGTGACCGAGACCGCCGCGTCCCAGGCCCACTCACGTCAGCATCTGGGCACGCCATGGATCAAGCGGATCACCCTCATCGGGATCGGCTTCGGCATCGTCATCCAGCTCACCGGTGTCAACGCCATCATGTACTTCGCCCCCACCGTCCTCATGTCCACCGGGCTGGGCACCAGCGCCGCGCTGGTCGCCACCATCGCCAACGGCATCGTCTCCGTCCTGGCCGTGGCCATCGGCCTGGGCATCATCGGGCGGGCCAACCGGCGCACGATGCTCAAGATCGGCATGGTCGGCATCATCTGTTCCCAGGTCCTACTGGCCTTCGCGTTCATGCTGCCCGAGGCGACCTGGCGCAGCTACGTCATCCTCGCCATGATGCTGGTCTACCTCTGCTTCATGCAGATGTTCTGCTCCATCGTCTTCTGGCTCATGATGTCGGAGATCTTCCCACTTCGGGTCCGCGGCCTGGCGATGGGCATCGCGATCTTCTGCCAGTGGATCTCCAACGGCCTGGTGACGTTCTTCTTCCCGATCCTGCTCGACAGGATCGGCGGCCACACCTTCTTCATCTTCGCCGTCATCAACGTCATCGCCCTCATCTTCGAGCAGAAGTGCCTGCCCGAGACCAGGGGCAAGACCCTCGAGCGCCTTGAGGAGGAACTCGCCGCCGGAGGAGACGGCAAGCAACCCGCCCAGGCGGCCGCCTGA